The Chloroherpetonaceae bacterium genome window below encodes:
- a CDS encoding Hpt domain-containing protein, with protein MDTFSFNDKPLLDLATLGSLREIYSTPEELKEIVDLFVADAKKNIHEISVSFNDADALRHAAHSLKGSSSVIGAIRLAEVSFQIEICGRNNQLQNVPSFYQYLKPIYEETMTILLKEVEK; from the coding sequence ATGGATACATTTAGTTTTAATGACAAGCCGTTGTTGGATTTAGCAACACTTGGAAGTTTAAGAGAAATTTATTCCACCCCAGAAGAACTCAAAGAAATTGTTGATTTATTTGTTGCAGACGCCAAAAAAAATATACACGAAATATCAGTTTCTTTTAACGACGCCGATGCTTTAAGGCATGCTGCACATTCCCTCAAAGGGAGCAGCAGTGTTATCGGAGCGATTCGCTTGGCGGAAGTTTCTTTTCAGATAGAGATTTGCGGGCGAAATAATCAATTACAAAATGTCCCTTCCTTTTATCAATACCTTAAGCCCATTTATGAAGAAACAATGACGATCCTTCTTAAAGAGGTTGAAAAGTAA